From one Lycium ferocissimum isolate CSIRO_LF1 chromosome 7, AGI_CSIRO_Lferr_CH_V1, whole genome shotgun sequence genomic stretch:
- the LOC132065132 gene encoding glycine-rich protein 2-like — protein MADESGQRAKGTVKWFSDQKGFGFITPDDGGEDLFVHQSGIKSEGFRSLSEGEAVEFEVESGSDGRTKAVDVTGPDGAAVSGGSRSGGGGGGGRGYGGGGYGGGGGYGGGRDSGYGGGGYGGGSRGGGGYGGGGGGGSGCFKCGESGHFARDCDQGGSGGGGGYGGGGGGGRYSGGGGRGGGGGGGCYKCGEDGHFARECTSGGR, from the coding sequence ATGGCAGATGAGAGTGGACAGAGGGCTAAGGGAACCGTAAAGTGGTTCAGTGACCAAAAGGGTTTTGGTTTCATCACACCTGATGATGGTGGTGAGGATCTGTTCGTTCACCAGTCAGGTATCAAATCTGAGGGTTTCCGTTCCCTATCTGAAGGTGAAGCTGTTGAGTTTGAGGTTGAATCTGGTAGTGACGGAAGAACGAAGGCTGTTGACGTCACTGGCCCTGACGGTGCTGCTGTCTCCGGTGGTTCCCGTAGCGGCGGTGGCGGTGGAGGCGGCCGTGGTTACGGCGGTGGTGGATATGGTGGAGGCGGTGGGTATGGTGGTGGTCGTGACAGTGGTTACGGCGGTGGTGGATATGGTGGAGGCAGCCGTGGAGGCGGGGGTTACGGCGGCGGTGGTGGAGGAGGCAGTGGCTGTTTTAAGTGTGGTGAGAGTGGTCACTTTGCTAGGGACTGTGACCAAGGAGGAAGCGGTGGTGGTGGCGGTTATGGCGGCGGTGGTGGAGGTGGTAGATATTCTGGTGGAGGTGGTCGTGGTGGCGGCGGGGGAGGTGGCTGCTACAAGTGTGGAGAAGATGGTCACTTTGCCCGTGAATGCACCAGCGGTGGTCGTTGA
- the LOC132065135 gene encoding auxin transporter-like protein 5: MESSDKVVETVIAGNYVEMETEGKKPNNDMKSKISNLFWHGGSAYDAWFSCASNQVAQVLLTLPYSFSQLGMLSGVSFQLFYGLLGSWTAYLISILYVEYRTRKEREKVDFRNHVIQWFEVLDGLLGKHWRNVGLAFNCTFLLFGSVIQLIACASNIYYINDNLDKRTWTYIFGACCATTVFIPSFHNYRIWSFLGLLMTTYTAWYLTVASLLHGQVEEVKHSGPTKMVLYFTGATNILYTFGGHAVTVEIMHAMWKPQKFKAIYLWATLYVLTLTLPSAASVYWAFGDLLLDHSNAFSLLPKSPFRDMAVILMLIHQFITFGFACTPLYFVWEKAIGMHDCKSLCKRAAARLPVVIPIWFLAIVFPFFGPINSSVGSLLVSFTVYIIPAMAYMFTFKSAAARENAVEQPPKFVGRWAGTFTINIFVVVWVLIVGFGFGGWASMTNFIHQIDTFGLFTKCYQCPPPPGSPPPFLPHVGAPRPAPANFTNHHHL, encoded by the exons ATGGAGTCTTCAGACAAAGTGGTGGAAACAGTGATAGCTGGGAATTATGTTGAAATGGAGACTGAAGGGAAGAAGCCTAATAATGACATGAAATCTAAAATCTCTAATTTATTCTGGCATGGGGGCTCTGCTTATGATGCTTGGTTTAGCTGTGCTTCTAATCAG GTAGCTCAAGTGCTATTGACACTGCCATACTCATTTTCTCAACTGGGAATGCTCTCTGGCGTTTCATTTCAACTCTTTTACGGTTTATTGGGCAGTTGGACTGCTTATCTCATTAGCATTCTCTACGTTGAGTACAGAaccagaaaagaaagagaaaaagttgATTTCCGCAACCACGTCATTCAG TGGTTTGAAGTTCTTGACGGGTTGCTAGGAAAACATTGGAGGAACGTGGGCTTGGCGTTTAATTGCACTTTTCTTCTGTTTGGATCTGTCATTCAACTTATAGCCTGTGCAAG CAATATCTATTACATAAATGATAATTTGGACAAAAGAACTTGGACTTATATATTCGGAGCTTGTTGTGCCACTACTGTATTCATTCCCTCTTTCCACAACTATCGAATCTGGTCTTTCCTTGGCTTATTAATGACCACTTACACTGCTTGGTATCTTACTGTCGCATCACTCCTCCATGGCCAG GTCGAGGAGGTTAAACATTCAGGTCCAACAAAGATGGTTCTCTACTTCACAGGAGCAACAAATATTCTCTACACATTTGGCGGACATGCCGTTACTGT TGAAATAATGCACGCGATGTGGAAACCGCAAAAGTTTAAGGCAATCTACTTATGGGCAACTCTTTATGTGTTGACATTGACTCTTCCATCAGCAGCATCAGTGTATTGGGCATTTGGAGATTTGCTGCTTGATCACTCCAATGCCTTTTCTCTCCTTCCTAAATCACCCTTCAGAGACATGGCTGTCATCCTCATGCTCATTCATCAG TTCATAACATTTGGATTTGCATGCACACCGTTGTATTTTGTATGGGAGAAGGCAATAGGCATGCACGACTGCAAGAGCCTATGCAAGAGGGCGGCGGCGCGGTTGCCGGTTGTGATTCCGATATGGTTTCTGGCCATAGTCTTCCCATTCTTTGGCCCTATAAACTCCTCCGTTGGTTCACTCCTTGTTAGTTTCACCGTCTACATTATTCCAGCTATGGCTTACATGTTCACCTTTAAATCTGCTGCTGCCCGAGAG AATGCGGTAGAGCAACCTCCAAAATTCGTGGGACGTTGGGCTGGAACATTTACAATAAACATATTTGTAGTGGTGTGGGTACTGATTGTTGGGTTTGGATTTGGTGGTTGGGCTAGCATGACCAATTTCATACATCAAATTGACACATTTGGTCTTTTCACCAAGTGTTACCAATGCCCACCTCCACCAGGATCTCCACCACCGTTCCTCCCTCACGTTGGCGCTCCCCGTCCAGCTCCGGCCAACTTCACTAACCATCACCACCTATGA